Proteins encoded in a region of the Mycolicibacterium neoaurum genome:
- a CDS encoding 3-oxoacyl-ACP reductase family protein has product MTDNTRHAPLAGRRALVTGASRGIGAQIVRRLVADGASVAFTYNSSPTPAEQLVDELTTAGAKVVSIQADSADAQAVTTSVETAVAELGGLDILVNNAGVASGALIEDFDLEEFDRIMSINVRGVFVATKAAVPHLGTGGRIINIGSVNAERVPVPAFSVYALSKAAVAGFTRGLARELGPRGITVNNIQPGPIATDMNPAEGPLADQMTPLLAVGHYGQTGDVAAAVAFLAAPDSGYITGINLNVDGGFLI; this is encoded by the coding sequence ATGACCGATAACACACGTCACGCACCACTGGCAGGGCGCCGCGCATTGGTGACCGGTGCCTCGCGCGGTATCGGCGCCCAGATCGTGCGCCGCCTGGTCGCCGACGGTGCGTCGGTCGCCTTCACCTACAACTCCTCGCCGACCCCGGCAGAACAGCTGGTCGACGAACTGACCACCGCGGGCGCCAAGGTGGTATCCATCCAGGCCGACTCCGCCGACGCGCAAGCCGTCACCACCTCGGTCGAGACCGCCGTGGCAGAACTCGGCGGGCTGGACATCCTGGTCAACAACGCCGGCGTCGCCTCCGGCGCACTCATCGAGGACTTCGACCTCGAGGAATTCGACCGCATCATGAGCATCAACGTGCGCGGCGTTTTCGTGGCCACCAAGGCCGCAGTACCGCACCTCGGCACGGGCGGGCGCATCATCAATATTGGCAGTGTGAACGCCGAGCGCGTTCCGGTACCGGCCTTTTCGGTGTATGCGTTGTCCAAGGCGGCGGTTGCGGGGTTCACCCGCGGGCTGGCCCGCGAACTCGGTCCGCGCGGTATTACCGTCAACAACATCCAACCCGGACCGATCGCGACCGATATGAATCCCGCCGAGGGCCCGCTCGCCGACCAGATGACCCCGCTACTGGCTGTCGGCCATTACGGGCAGACCGGCGATGTCGCCGCCGCCGTGGCTTTTTTGGCCGCCCCCGACTCCGGCTACATCACCGGTATCAATTTGAACGTCGACGGCGGTTTCTTGATCTGA
- a CDS encoding RBBP9/YdeN family alpha/beta hydrolase, translating to MTSTTARRAVIIHGYSATPQDHWFGWLAEELDTRGIATAVPAMPTPQAPEPGPWLRTVRDAVGVPDEETVVVGHSLGCLTVLRYLAALRTPWRVGALVLVAGFVDPCPALPNLDDYINGGCPVDGLAERIDRLTLFRSDADDYVPIGHTDRLASSLGCTAVVVPGAGHFLGSDGVTTLPQVLDVI from the coding sequence ATGACATCGACAACCGCACGGCGTGCCGTAATCATCCACGGATATTCGGCAACGCCGCAGGATCATTGGTTCGGCTGGCTGGCCGAGGAGCTCGATACCCGCGGCATCGCCACCGCGGTACCGGCCATGCCCACTCCACAGGCGCCCGAGCCCGGACCGTGGTTGCGCACCGTGCGGGACGCCGTGGGTGTCCCGGACGAGGAGACCGTCGTGGTGGGCCACAGCCTCGGATGTCTCACTGTGCTGCGATATTTGGCCGCACTTCGCACGCCATGGCGAGTCGGCGCCCTGGTCCTGGTTGCCGGTTTTGTCGATCCGTGCCCGGCACTGCCGAACCTCGATGACTACATCAACGGTGGATGCCCGGTGGACGGGCTGGCAGAACGTATCGACCGGTTGACGCTCTTCCGTTCCGACGCAGACGATTACGTCCCGATCGGACACACCGATCGCCTTGCCTCGTCGCTGGGCTGCACCGCCGTCGTGGTGCCGGGAGCCGGGCATTTCCTCGGCTCCGACGGCGTGACAACGCTGCCGCAGGTGCTCGACGTGATCTAA
- the recA gene encoding recombinase RecA — protein sequence MAPQAPDREKALELAMAQIEKNYGKGSVMRLGEEVRQPISVIPTGSISLDVALGIGGLPRGRVVEIYGPESSGKTTVALHAVANAQAAGGIAAFIDAEHALDPEYAKKLGVDTDALLVSQPDTGEQALEIADMLVRSGAIDLIVIDSVAALVPRAEIEGEMGDSHVGLQARLMSQALRKMTGALNNSGTTAIFINQLREKIGVMFGSPETTTGGKALKFYASVRLDVRRIETLKDGTDAVGNRTRVKVVKNKVSPPFKQAEFDILYGHGISREGSLIDMGVEHGFIRKSGSWFTYEGEQLGQGKENARKFLLENVDVANEIEKKIKEKLGIGAVLTDDDVLPAPVDF from the coding sequence ATGGCGCCACAGGCTCCCGATCGCGAAAAAGCACTCGAACTGGCGATGGCCCAGATCGAGAAGAACTACGGCAAGGGTTCGGTGATGCGCCTCGGTGAAGAGGTCCGCCAGCCCATCTCGGTCATCCCCACCGGCTCCATCTCGCTGGATGTGGCGCTGGGTATCGGCGGTCTGCCGCGCGGCCGCGTCGTCGAGATCTACGGCCCGGAATCCTCGGGTAAGACCACCGTCGCGCTGCACGCGGTGGCCAACGCCCAGGCAGCGGGCGGTATCGCGGCGTTCATCGATGCCGAGCACGCGCTCGATCCCGAGTACGCCAAGAAGCTCGGGGTGGATACCGACGCCCTGCTGGTGTCCCAGCCCGATACCGGTGAGCAGGCACTGGAGATCGCCGACATGCTGGTGCGGTCCGGCGCCATCGACCTCATCGTCATCGACTCGGTCGCCGCCCTCGTCCCGCGCGCCGAGATCGAGGGCGAGATGGGTGACAGTCATGTCGGTCTGCAGGCCCGCCTGATGAGCCAGGCGCTGCGCAAGATGACCGGCGCGCTGAACAACTCGGGCACCACGGCCATCTTCATCAACCAGTTGCGCGAGAAGATCGGTGTGATGTTCGGTTCACCCGAGACCACCACCGGTGGTAAGGCGTTGAAGTTCTACGCCTCGGTACGCCTGGATGTGCGCCGTATCGAGACACTCAAGGACGGCACCGACGCCGTTGGTAACCGCACCCGCGTCAAGGTCGTCAAGAACAAGGTGTCCCCGCCGTTCAAGCAGGCCGAGTTCGACATCCTGTACGGCCACGGCATCAGCCGCGAGGGCTCGCTCATCGACATGGGTGTCGAGCACGGCTTCATCCGCAAGTCCGGTTCGTGGTTCACCTACGAGGGTGAGCAGCTGGGACAGGGCAAGGAGAATGCCCGTAAGTTCTTGTTGGAGAACGTCGATGTGGCCAACGAGATCGAGAAGAAGATCAAGGAGAAGCTCGGCATCGGAGCCGTGCTGACCGATGATGACGTTCTGCCCGCCCCCGTCGACTTCTGA
- a CDS encoding multidrug effflux MFS transporter, with translation MTTSVDTPHTDAAPRITVGLLVTLALLSAVAPFATDLYLPAFPEMVDDLHTSPTTVQLTLTTFLIGLALGQLIFGPLSDRYGRVKPLWIGAAICVGASAVAVFAPTIEVLIAARLAQGLTGAAGMVIGRAIISDLATGRAAARAFSLMMIVGGVAPIIAPLAGGFLVGPLGWRGALAIILVLVALMLITALIVIRETHTEQRRAALRAEKVAAGSPLRQLLGRRYIGNVVAFGFAFAVLMAYISASPFVYQTMMGLSAAQYGAVFGVNALGLLLVSALSARLSARTEPHVLATAGLAVITVASAAVLALACTDLAAGWLALPLFAADAGMGLIFGTTTALALSAAPRAAGSASAVLGATQFLLAAAVSPLVSLAGEHTAGPLGLVMVCCSAIASAGLALARNHTPGPS, from the coding sequence ATGACCACCTCTGTCGACACCCCGCACACAGACGCGGCACCGCGAATCACCGTCGGCCTCCTTGTCACCCTTGCGCTGTTGTCGGCGGTGGCCCCGTTCGCCACCGACCTCTACCTGCCCGCCTTCCCCGAGATGGTCGACGATCTGCATACCTCGCCGACCACCGTCCAGCTGACCCTGACCACGTTCCTGATCGGCCTGGCGCTGGGGCAGTTGATCTTCGGCCCACTCTCCGATCGTTATGGGCGGGTGAAGCCGCTGTGGATCGGTGCCGCGATCTGTGTGGGTGCCAGTGCGGTCGCGGTGTTCGCCCCCACCATCGAGGTGCTCATCGCCGCCCGGCTGGCGCAGGGCCTGACGGGTGCGGCGGGCATGGTGATCGGCCGCGCCATCATCTCCGACCTGGCCACCGGCCGTGCCGCTGCCCGGGCTTTCAGCCTGATGATGATCGTCGGGGGCGTCGCTCCGATCATCGCTCCGCTGGCCGGCGGCTTCCTCGTCGGTCCGTTGGGTTGGCGCGGCGCGTTGGCGATCATCCTGGTGCTGGTCGCCCTGATGCTCATCACCGCGCTCATCGTCATCCGCGAGACGCACACCGAGCAGCGTCGCGCCGCGCTGCGCGCCGAGAAGGTCGCCGCGGGCTCGCCATTGCGTCAATTGCTCGGACGTCGCTATATCGGCAACGTTGTCGCGTTCGGCTTCGCCTTCGCGGTGCTGATGGCCTATATCTCGGCCTCACCGTTCGTCTACCAGACGATGATGGGCCTCAGTGCGGCCCAGTACGGTGCGGTGTTCGGGGTCAACGCCCTCGGCCTGCTGCTGGTGAGCGCGCTGAGCGCCCGGTTGTCGGCCCGCACCGAACCGCACGTCCTGGCCACCGCCGGACTGGCGGTCATCACCGTCGCCAGCGCCGCCGTGCTGGCGCTGGCCTGTACCGATCTCGCGGCAGGCTGGCTGGCGCTCCCACTGTTCGCCGCTGATGCCGGCATGGGTCTGATCTTCGGCACCACCACCGCGCTGGCACTGTCGGCAGCGCCGCGGGCAGCAGGTAGCGCCTCGGCGGTATTGGGCGCCACGCAGTTCCTGCTGGCCGCCGCCGTCTCACCCCTGGTGAGTCTGGCCGGTGAACACACCGCGGGCCCGCTGGGCCTCGTGATGGTGTGCTGCTCGGCGATCGCCAGCGCCGGTCTGGCGCTGGCCCGCAATCACACTCCCGGACCGTCCTGA
- the recX gene encoding recombination regulator RecX: MTFCPPPSTSEKPAGPKREEQARDVCLRLLTVRARTRAELETALTKRGYPDDVSARVLDRLVEVGLLDDAAFAEEWVRSRRANSGKGKRALAAELRTKGVDAELIAETLDSVDAGEWRVQAERLVADKLRRERLDDELKVTRRLVAMLARRGYNQGMAYDVVSTQLAQERERRAV; encoded by the coding sequence ATGACGTTCTGCCCGCCCCCGTCGACTTCTGAGAAGCCGGCCGGGCCCAAACGGGAGGAGCAGGCGCGGGACGTGTGCCTTCGCCTGCTCACCGTGCGGGCCCGTACCCGGGCGGAGTTGGAAACCGCGCTGACCAAACGCGGCTACCCTGATGATGTCAGCGCCCGGGTGCTTGACCGACTGGTCGAGGTGGGATTACTCGACGACGCGGCGTTTGCCGAGGAGTGGGTCCGCAGCCGTCGAGCCAATTCGGGAAAAGGTAAGCGCGCGTTGGCCGCCGAGTTGCGTACCAAAGGCGTTGATGCCGAATTGATCGCCGAGACTCTCGACAGCGTCGACGCGGGGGAGTGGCGGGTCCAAGCTGAGCGCCTGGTCGCAGACAAGTTGCGTCGGGAACGTCTCGATGACGAGCTCAAGGTGACCCGCAGATTGGTCGCAATGCTGGCTCGTCGCGGATACAACCAGGGCATGGCCTATGACGTGGTCAGCACACAGCTCGCGCAGGAACGCGAGCGCAGGGCGGTTTAG
- a CDS encoding glycosyltransferase, translating into MRVAVVAGPDPGHAFPAIALCRRLRAAGDIPVLFTGAQWLDTARSVGLHAELLAGLDPDDTDDDGDAGAKIHRRAARMAVLNVSGMRSAAPDLVISDVITACGGMAAELLGVPWIELNPHPLYLPSRGLPPLGSGLAPGVGVRGRLRDTVMRALTARSIRAGHRHREQARTAIGLPGRDPGPLRRLIATLPALEVPRPDWPAEAVVVGPLHFEPTDEVLATPPGEGPLVMVAPSTAVTGTAGLAELALSALRPGRELPAGTRVAISRLGGPDLALPEWAVAGLGRQDELLAQADVLVCGGGHGIVAKALLHGVPLVTVPGGGDQWEIANRVVRQGSGRLIRPLTAESLSAAVAAVLADPGYRHAAERAGSGADTVADPVRACHDALALTR; encoded by the coding sequence GTGCGCGTAGCAGTGGTGGCCGGACCGGACCCCGGGCATGCCTTCCCCGCGATCGCGCTGTGCCGGCGGTTGCGTGCGGCCGGCGATATACCTGTCCTGTTCACGGGCGCACAGTGGCTGGATACCGCCCGGTCGGTGGGGTTGCACGCCGAGCTCCTGGCGGGTCTCGACCCTGACGACACCGATGACGACGGTGACGCGGGTGCCAAGATCCATCGTCGGGCCGCCCGGATGGCGGTGCTCAATGTGTCCGGAATGCGCTCGGCCGCACCTGATCTGGTGATCTCCGATGTCATCACCGCGTGCGGGGGGATGGCCGCCGAGCTGCTCGGCGTGCCCTGGATCGAACTGAACCCGCATCCGCTGTATCTGCCGTCGAGGGGTCTGCCGCCGCTGGGCAGCGGTCTGGCGCCCGGGGTGGGGGTGCGGGGGAGGCTGCGCGACACGGTGATGCGCGCGCTGACCGCGCGCTCCATCCGAGCGGGCCATCGGCACCGGGAGCAGGCCAGGACGGCCATCGGATTACCCGGCCGTGACCCGGGGCCGCTGCGGCGACTGATCGCGACGTTGCCCGCGCTCGAGGTGCCGCGACCGGACTGGCCGGCCGAGGCGGTCGTCGTCGGCCCATTGCATTTCGAGCCCACCGACGAGGTGTTGGCGACCCCGCCGGGTGAGGGACCGCTGGTGATGGTGGCGCCCTCGACTGCCGTGACGGGGACCGCTGGCCTTGCCGAACTGGCGTTGTCCGCCCTGCGGCCGGGCCGCGAACTACCGGCCGGTACACGGGTGGCCATATCGCGTCTCGGCGGTCCCGATCTGGCGTTGCCGGAGTGGGCCGTGGCCGGGCTGGGCCGCCAGGACGAGCTGTTGGCCCAGGCCGATGTGCTGGTCTGTGGTGGTGGTCACGGGATTGTCGCCAAGGCGCTGCTGCACGGGGTGCCGCTGGTGACCGTTCCGGGCGGAGGTGACCAGTGGGAGATCGCCAATCGGGTGGTGCGGCAGGGGTCTGGGCGCCTGATCCGGCCGTTGACCGCTGAGTCACTGTCGGCTGCTGTGGCTGCGGTGCTGGCGGATCCGGGGTATCGGCACGCCGCCGAGCGGGCCGGATCGGGCGCCGACACGGTGGCCGATCCGGTACGGGCGTGCCATGACGCGCTGGCTCTGACCCGCTGA
- a CDS encoding DUF3046 domain-containing protein has translation MRLTEFNDRVTGRFGAAYGASVLVDHVLSALGGRTAAEAIEAGVEPRDVWRALCADFDVPRDQW, from the coding sequence GTGCGTCTCACCGAGTTCAACGATCGTGTCACCGGCCGGTTCGGTGCCGCCTACGGGGCGTCGGTGCTCGTGGACCATGTGCTGAGCGCGCTGGGCGGCCGGACCGCCGCCGAGGCCATCGAGGCCGGGGTCGAGCCGCGGGATGTGTGGCGGGCGCTGTGCGCGGATTTCGACGTGCCGCGCGATCAATGGTGA
- a CDS encoding MarR family winged helix-turn-helix transcriptional regulator: MQARSAHTEQLADLADLLMAVSRAIRARTMADPSVLDLSTTEVTVLRYIDHHPGIGPSAVAAGTDLQRSNLSRALRDLERKGLVERSPDPADNRQFLLRTTQLAAEDLTRIRAVWASVIGEAIGGAVDDHHDLPATLRLLTALERGLQ; encoded by the coding sequence ATGCAAGCTCGATCCGCTCACACCGAGCAGCTCGCCGACCTGGCCGACCTCCTGATGGCGGTGTCCCGCGCGATCCGGGCCCGCACCATGGCTGATCCGTCCGTACTCGACCTCTCCACGACGGAGGTGACGGTGCTGCGCTATATCGACCACCACCCCGGCATCGGCCCCAGCGCGGTCGCCGCCGGAACAGACCTGCAACGCAGCAACCTGAGCCGGGCGCTGCGCGACCTGGAACGCAAGGGCCTGGTCGAACGATCCCCGGATCCCGCCGATAATCGCCAATTCCTGCTTCGCACAACACAACTGGCTGCCGAAGATCTCACCCGCATCCGCGCCGTCTGGGCCTCCGTCATCGGTGAGGCCATCGGCGGCGCCGTCGACGATCACCACGATCTTCCCGCGACGCTGCGCTTGCTGACCGCGCTGGAACGCGGGCTGCAGTAG
- a CDS encoding alpha/beta hydrolase: protein MTQRADLRVPVAGAELAVYLYRPDTGNTPGIDTPCVVMAHGFAGTRDDGLPPYAEAFCAAGYAVALFDYRGFGASSGQPRQLIDIAAQHADYRAVVEWVRGLDGIDPNRIVLWGSSFSGGHVLVIAADDPSIAAVVSQAPFTDALPTLAKVAPLTSARITIAAIRDQIRAWRGTTPLLVPAVGAPGTVAAMTAPDAQPGLAAIVGPESLWRNEFAARLMLRFPFYRPVRAARRLSMPVLVCVCDGDTTAPPGSTITTAERAPRGELRRYPYGHFDIYLDPQVRIDQVEFLDRVLAR from the coding sequence ATGACTCAGCGTGCGGACCTGCGGGTTCCCGTCGCCGGCGCAGAACTCGCCGTCTACCTGTACCGACCCGACACCGGCAACACACCCGGCATCGACACGCCCTGCGTCGTCATGGCCCACGGGTTCGCAGGCACCCGGGACGACGGCCTACCCCCTTATGCCGAGGCATTCTGCGCGGCCGGCTACGCCGTCGCACTGTTCGACTACCGCGGTTTCGGCGCGTCCTCCGGCCAGCCCCGCCAGCTGATCGACATCGCCGCGCAGCACGCGGACTACCGAGCCGTTGTCGAATGGGTCCGCGGACTCGACGGTATCGACCCGAACCGCATCGTGCTGTGGGGATCGTCGTTCAGCGGCGGCCACGTACTCGTCATCGCCGCCGACGATCCGTCCATCGCGGCCGTCGTCTCCCAGGCCCCGTTCACCGACGCGCTCCCCACCCTGGCCAAGGTCGCGCCACTGACCTCGGCACGCATCACGATCGCCGCGATCCGCGACCAGATCCGGGCCTGGCGGGGAACGACGCCGCTGCTGGTACCCGCCGTCGGCGCACCGGGCACGGTCGCCGCGATGACCGCGCCGGACGCACAACCGGGTCTCGCCGCCATCGTCGGTCCGGAATCACTGTGGCGCAACGAGTTCGCGGCGCGCCTCATGCTGCGCTTCCCCTTCTACCGACCGGTGCGCGCGGCCCGACGGCTGAGCATGCCGGTGCTGGTGTGCGTCTGTGACGGCGATACCACCGCGCCGCCGGGATCGACCATCACCACCGCCGAACGGGCTCCCCGCGGTGAGCTGCGCCGCTATCCGTACGGCCACTTCGACATCTACCTGGATCCACAGGTCCGCATCGACCAGGTGGAATTCCTGGATCGGGTGCTCGCCAGGTAG